One genomic segment of Hevea brasiliensis isolate MT/VB/25A 57/8 chromosome 3, ASM3005281v1, whole genome shotgun sequence includes these proteins:
- the LOC110633633 gene encoding small polypeptide DEVIL 16, with the protein MADKERNTSFSNQRGCEPCRSFGQKCSHLVKKQRAKFYILRRCIAMLICWHERERGEP; encoded by the coding sequence ATGGCTGATAAGGAAAGGAACACTAGCTTTAGCAACCAGCGCGGATGCGAACCCTGCAGATCTTTTGGCCAGAAATGCAGCCATTTGGTGAAGAAGCAACGAGCCAAGTTCTACATTCTCCGCCGGTGCATAGCTATGCTTATTTGCTGGCATGAACGCGAGCGTGGAGAGCCCTGA
- the LOC110633637 gene encoding cell division cycle protein 48 homolog encodes MSNQAESSDSKGTKRDFSTAILERKKAPNRLVVDEATNDDNSVVSLHPETMEKLQLFRGDTILIKGKKRKDTICIALADDTCDEPKIRMNKVVRSNLRVRLGDVVSVHQCPDVKYGKRVHILPIDDTIEGVTGNIFDAYLKPYFLEAYRPVRKGDLFLVRGGMRSVEFKVIETEPPEYCVVAPDTEIFCEGEPVRREDENRLDEVGYDDVGGVRKQMAQIRELVELPLRHPQLFKSIGVKPPKGILLYGPPGSGKTLIARAVANETGAFFFCINGPEIMSKLAGESESNLRKAFEEAEKNAPSIIFIDEIDSIAPKREKTHGEVERRIVSQLLTLMDGLKSRAHVIVIGATNRPNSIDPALRRFGRFDREIDIGVPDEVGRLEVLRIHTKNMKLAEDVDLERIAKDTHGYVGADLAALCTEAALQCIREKMDVIDLEDESIDAEILNSMAVSNEHFQTALGTSNPSALRETVVEVPNVSWEDIGGLENVKRELQETVQYPVEHPEKFEKFGMSPSKGVLFYGPPGCGKTLLAKAIANECQANFISVKGPELLTMWFGESEANVREIFDKARQSAPCVLFFDELDSIATQRGSSVGDAGGAADRVLNQLLTEMDGMSAKKTVFIIGATNRPDIIDPALLRPGRLDQLIYIPLPDEDSRHQIFKACLRKSPVSKDVDLRALAKYTQGFSGADITEICQRACKYAIRENIEKDIERERRRRDNPEAMEEDVEDDVAEIKAAHFEESMKYARRSVSDADIRKYQAFAQTLQQSRGFGTEFRFSEAGGAATGSDPFAASAGGADDDDLYN; translated from the exons TGACACATGTGATGAGCCAAAGATCAGGATGAACAAGGTTGTGAGGTCGAACTTGAGGGTTAGGCTTGGAGATGTTGTCTCTGTGCACCAATGTCCTGATGTCAAATATGGAAAGCGTGTCCACATACTGCCTATAGATGATACGATTGAAGGGGTCACTGGAAATATATTTGATGCATACTTGAAGC CTTATTTCCTGGAGGCATATCGCCCCGTAAGGAAGGGTGATCTCTTCCTTGTGAGAGGTGGAATGCGAAGCGTGGAGTTCAAGGTTATTGAGACTGAACCCCCAGAATACTGTGTGGTTGCCCCAGACACAGAGATTTTCTGCGAGGGAGAGCCTGTGAGGAGGGAAGATGAAAATAGATTGGATGAGGTTGGCTATGATGATGTTGGTGGTGTTAGAAAACAGATGGCTCAGATTCGGGAGTTGGTGGAGCTTCCACTGAGACATCCACAACTATTTAaatcaattggtgtgaagccccCAAAAGGAATTCTGCTTTATGGACCTCCTGGTTCTGGGAAGACTCTAATTGCCCGGGCTGTTGCCAATGAAACTGGTGCTTTCTTCTTCTGTATTAACGGGCCTGAGATCATGTCCAAATTGGCTGGGGAGAGTGAAAGCAATCTCAGAAAAGCTTTTGAGGAAGCAGAGAAGAATGCACCATCTATCATCTTTATTGATGAGATTGATTCAATTGCCCCCAAGCGGGAGAAGACACATGGAGAAGTTGAGAGGAGGATAGTCTCCCAGCTCTTAACACTTATGGATGGACTAAAATCCCGTGCACATGTTATTGTCATTGGGGCCACAAATCGTCCCAACAGCATTGACCCAGCTTTGAGAAGGTTTGGTAGATTTGACAGGGAAATTGATATCGGTGTTCCAGATGAAGTTGGGCGTCTTGAGgttcttcgaatccatacaaagAATATGAAGCTTGCTGAAGAT GTTGATTTAGAAAGAATTGCCAAAGACACCCATGGTTATGTTGGTGCTGATTTAGCTGCTCTTTGCACTGAGGCTGCACTTCAGTGCATCAGGGAGAAAATGGATGTAATCGACTTGGAAGATGAATCAATAGATGCTGAGATACTTAACTCCATGGCAGTGAGTAATGAACACTTCCAAACTGCACTTGGAACAAGCAACCCATCCGCTTTGCGTGAAACA GTTGTTGAAGTACCTAATGTGAGCTGGGAAGATATTGGAGGTCTTGAGAATGTTAAGCGAGAGCTTCAAGAG ACGGTTCAATATCCAGTGGAGCATCCTgagaaatttgagaagtttggaatGTCACCATCTAAGGGGGTTCTTTTCTATGGCCCTCCTGGATGTGGGAAAACTCTCCTGGCCAAAGCTATTGCCAATGAATGCCAGGCAAATTTCATCAGTGTCAAGGGTCCTGAATTGCTTACAATGTGGTTTGGTGAGAGTGAAGCCAATGTGCGAGAAATTTTTGATAAGGCTCGCCAATCTGCTCCTTGTGTCCTCTTCTTTGATGAACTTGACTCAATTGCTACTCAG AGAGGAAGCAGCGTAGGAGATGCAGGGGGTGCTGCTGATAGGGTTTTGAACCAACTTCTGACGGAGATGGATGGCATGTCTGCAAAGAAAACTGTTTTTATAATTGGAGCCACTAATAGACCTGATATCATAGATCCTGCACTTTTGCGTCCTGGCCGTCTTGATCAGTTGATTTACATCCCTCTTCCTGATGAGGACTCTCGTCATCAAATTTTCAAGGCATGCTTAAGGAAATCACCAGTCTCAAAAGATGTTGACCTCAGAGCACTTGCTAAGTATACTCAGGGCTTCAGTGGAGCTGATATTACTGAGATTTGCCAGCGTGCTTGCAAATATGCTATAAGAGAGAACATTGAGAAG GATattgagagagagaggagacgtAGAGATAACCCAGAAGCTATGGAAGAAGATGTCGAGGATGATGTGGCAGAGATCAAGGCAGCACATTTTGAGGAGTCTATGAAGTATGCACGTAGAAGTGTGAGCGATGCTGACATCCGCAAATACCAGGCATTTGCTCAAACTTTGCAACAATCAAGAGGCTTTGGAACTGAATTCAGGTTTTCTGAAGCTGGTGGTGCAGCAACTGGATCTGATCCTTTTGCAGCTTCTGCAGGCGGGGCTGATGATGATGACCTTTACAATTAA
- the LOC110646628 gene encoding polyubiquitin-like — MESVEVMLSVTRTKDKLTIDFFMPSSATILHVKEKIEKILKYKVESQALFCNGKTLEDDHSLEFYKFGNFARLDLDELPPQKKFCILVKSPNKETLMKVKATTTVSYLKDKIEKKWGVYKDRLILAHNHEAMDNNLPLSRYNVHTHPVIEVVIQDEPR, encoded by the coding sequence atggaatcTGTTGAAGTAATGTTATCTGTCACAAGGACTAAAGATAAACTAACAATCGACTTTTTTATGCCATCGAGTGCAACTATTCTTCATGTGAAAGAAAAGATTGAAAAAATTCTCAAATACAAAGTTGAATCGCAAGCTCTCTTTTGTAATGGTAAAACTTTAGAAGATGATCATTCTCTTGAATTctataaatttggaaattttgcGAGGCTTGACCTTGATGAGCTTCCCCCACAAAAAAAATTCTGTATTTTGGTGAAGTCTCCTAATAAGGAAACTCTTATGAAGGTAAAAGCAACAACTACTGTGTCatatttgaaggacaaaattgaGAAAAAATGGGGTGTTTATAAGGATCGCTTGATTCTAGCACACAATCATGAAGCAATGGATAATAATCTTCCTCTCTCTCGCTATAATGTTCATACACACCCAGTGATTGAAGTTGTGATTCAAGATGAACCACGTTAA